The Gemmata palustris genome includes a region encoding these proteins:
- a CDS encoding B12-binding domain-containing radical SAM protein: MGDVPLAFVSAGLTQPKKGGNAFASYNLYLNYGLLGLASMVARCGRTVSVHHGRFDLPEDVCDRLTAAGMARDDSPVFLSIPSVFALPWAARFCRKLKQNNPDARIVAGGRWVMDEDGAWVRSKIPELDLCVYGTAEERIIDLLSPRNWPFIPYTDASPGKLSAARPAFPALDYRLMPDYEDFHPSLEVSRGCGMGCSFCLEASVPLSDMRPAAEVVTALRSYDDLYARGQFGTYFEASFFRPPSPWIIDFCEAYAQAGLRCRWRCETRVDSLTPAGLSALAGAGLKVVDLGLESASRIQLQRMGKTHLPEVYLRRASALLRECKASGVWAKVNVLLYAGETHDTLRETLDWLSSHSQYIKGVSVNPLVVYGRSPSAQSYLTSLEEYGATPVDHEALGRDGYAHMHLSPSIDYAASEALVGHISKMFMSDRDYYDLKYFCYFPRWMDYGHFSRIAAACAPDQLPFSTTGREDSIYVGPAA; the protein is encoded by the coding sequence ATGGGGGATGTCCCACTAGCTTTTGTGTCAGCCGGTTTGACGCAACCGAAAAAGGGCGGCAACGCCTTCGCCTCCTACAATTTGTATTTGAATTACGGTCTGCTCGGCCTGGCGTCGATGGTAGCGCGTTGCGGGCGTACGGTCAGCGTTCATCACGGTAGATTTGATCTGCCCGAAGATGTTTGCGACCGTCTCACCGCAGCCGGTATGGCCAGAGACGACTCACCCGTCTTCCTTTCCATCCCAAGCGTGTTTGCACTCCCGTGGGCTGCTCGCTTCTGCCGGAAACTTAAGCAGAACAACCCGGATGCACGGATTGTGGCCGGCGGCAGGTGGGTCATGGATGAAGACGGAGCGTGGGTGCGGTCAAAGATTCCGGAACTTGATCTCTGCGTGTATGGAACGGCCGAAGAGAGAATCATCGATCTCCTCTCCCCCCGCAATTGGCCGTTTATTCCGTACACCGATGCGTCCCCAGGGAAGCTCAGTGCGGCTCGCCCAGCCTTCCCAGCGCTCGACTATCGGCTAATGCCCGATTATGAGGACTTTCACCCTAGTTTGGAGGTTTCTCGCGGGTGCGGGATGGGGTGCAGTTTCTGCCTTGAGGCTTCCGTTCCGCTATCAGATATGCGACCCGCGGCCGAGGTGGTCACAGCCCTCCGATCTTACGATGACCTGTATGCACGGGGACAGTTTGGCACCTATTTCGAGGCGTCCTTCTTCCGCCCACCGAGTCCCTGGATAATCGACTTCTGCGAGGCCTATGCTCAAGCAGGGCTGAGATGCCGGTGGAGATGCGAAACCCGCGTTGATAGCCTGACTCCGGCTGGGCTGAGCGCCCTCGCAGGGGCGGGACTAAAGGTTGTCGATCTAGGGCTGGAGTCAGCGAGCCGTATCCAATTACAACGTATGGGGAAAACACATCTGCCTGAGGTGTACCTGCGTCGCGCGAGTGCTCTGTTGCGTGAATGTAAGGCCTCCGGTGTGTGGGCTAAGGTCAATGTCCTGCTTTACGCTGGCGAAACACACGACACACTACGAGAGACTCTGGACTGGCTCAGCTCTCACTCGCAGTACATCAAAGGAGTTTCTGTCAACCCGCTTGTTGTTTACGGCCGCTCACCGTCTGCCCAATCTTACCTCACGTCCCTGGAAGAATACGGAGCAACTCCCGTCGATCATGAGGCTCTTGGTCGGGACGGGTATGCGCATATGCATCTGAGCCCATCCATCGATTACGCGGCCTCGGAAGCGTTGGTGGGACATATCTCGAAGATGTTCATGAGCGACCGGGACTACTACGATCTGAAGTATTTCTGTTATTTCCCGCGGTGGATGGACTACGGTCACTTCTCGCGAATCGCTGCTGCATGCGCTCCGGACCAACTGCCGTTTTCCACAACGGGGCGAGAAGATTCTATCTACGTCGGTCCGGCGGCGTGA
- a CDS encoding DUF6166 domain-containing protein, translated as MKTYIGERTPDGCQVLVLDKSKPDGAYLLNPRYDLRNHSPDGFNFGYAGSGPSQLALALLADALDDDDRAQGIYQTYKFKVIGRLEGDRFELTEENIRQKVTELEAERGRKR; from the coding sequence ATGAAAACGTACATCGGAGAACGCACCCCAGACGGTTGCCAAGTGCTGGTGCTGGACAAAAGCAAGCCTGACGGGGCGTATTTGCTCAACCCGCGATACGATCTGCGGAACCACTCGCCGGACGGCTTCAATTTCGGATATGCAGGGAGCGGGCCAAGCCAGCTCGCGCTAGCACTTCTCGCCGACGCCCTAGATGACGACGACAGGGCGCAAGGCATCTACCAGACTTACAAGTTCAAGGTGATCGGCCGCCTCGAAGGCGACCGCTTCGAGCTGACCGAGGAGAACATCCGACAGAAGGTGACGGAACTGGAAGCCGAGCGCGGGAGGAAACGATGA
- a CDS encoding IS701 family transposase: MPSSHTPAPRCHWFSTLAKALDPRSGRRLAVLFLGIILTRGRRTLAGWIRAAGLSPQYRRCYATAAAVGRRTERIAMRLLVEVLKPMVAGAPRVVLALDDTPTERYGPKVRGAGAHHNPTPGPAGGPFVYGHVWVVLGLLVGHPLGGIVALPLLARLYIRRKDLGAIPGPDRPEFATKLVMAVDLVRWAHGWLKTWGRAVWVVADGAYAKAPVLKALLALRVTMVSRLRKDAALWTVPPARDPSARGRPRVYGEQRVSLAKRAGHKGGWTTGTFTLYGKPVEKRYKTFEATWRPAGGTIRVVLVDEPKGWVAFFCTDPTASVADILGLIADRFSLETCFRDLKQVAGAGHQQVRGVASNVGCFHLCAWSLTLTEVWAWNQKADELVAHRAASPWDDPNRRPSHADKRRAWQRELLAEEIQAVVGEHHDPARIRALAHRCLDLAA; the protein is encoded by the coding sequence ATGCCATCTTCGCATACTCCGGCCCCTCGGTGCCACTGGTTTTCAACCCTGGCCAAGGCTCTGGACCCGCGGTCCGGGCGGCGGCTCGCGGTCCTGTTCCTCGGGATCATCCTGACCCGCGGGCGCCGCACCCTCGCGGGTTGGATCCGGGCCGCCGGGCTGTCGCCCCAGTACCGCCGGTGCTACGCCACGGCCGCGGCCGTGGGGCGCCGCACCGAGCGTATCGCCATGCGGTTGTTGGTCGAGGTTCTCAAGCCCATGGTGGCCGGTGCGCCTCGGGTGGTGCTGGCCCTCGACGACACCCCGACGGAGCGGTACGGGCCCAAGGTTCGAGGGGCCGGGGCGCACCACAACCCGACACCCGGGCCGGCCGGGGGCCCGTTCGTGTACGGGCACGTGTGGGTGGTCCTCGGGTTGTTGGTGGGACACCCCCTCGGGGGGATTGTGGCCCTCCCCCTGTTGGCCCGCCTGTACATCCGCCGCAAAGATCTCGGGGCCATCCCCGGGCCGGACCGGCCCGAGTTCGCAACCAAGTTGGTGATGGCCGTGGACCTGGTCCGGTGGGCCCACGGGTGGCTGAAGACGTGGGGCCGGGCCGTGTGGGTGGTGGCCGACGGGGCGTACGCCAAGGCCCCGGTGCTCAAGGCCCTACTCGCGCTCCGGGTGACCATGGTGAGCCGGCTCCGCAAGGACGCGGCCCTGTGGACGGTGCCCCCGGCCCGCGATCCGAGCGCCCGCGGGCGGCCCCGCGTGTACGGGGAGCAGCGGGTGTCGCTCGCCAAGCGGGCCGGGCACAAGGGCGGGTGGACCACGGGCACGTTCACCCTGTATGGGAAGCCCGTGGAGAAGCGGTACAAGACGTTCGAGGCCACGTGGCGGCCGGCCGGGGGCACGATCCGGGTCGTCCTGGTGGACGAACCCAAGGGGTGGGTCGCGTTCTTCTGCACGGACCCCACGGCCTCCGTGGCCGACATCCTGGGCCTGATCGCGGACCGGTTCTCGTTGGAAACCTGTTTTCGAGATCTCAAACAGGTCGCGGGCGCCGGTCACCAGCAGGTACGCGGGGTCGCGTCGAACGTGGGATGCTTCCACCTGTGTGCGTGGTCCCTCACGCTCACCGAGGTGTGGGCCTGGAACCAGAAGGCGGATGAACTGGTGGCCCATCGGGCGGCCTCCCCGTGGGACGATCCGAACCGGCGCCCGAGCCACGCGGACAAGCGCCGGGCCTGGCAACGGGAGCTGCTGGCCGAGGAAATTCAGGCCGTTGTGGGCGAGCACCACGACCCCGCGAGAATCCGCGCCCTCGCGCACCGGTGCCTGGATCTGGCTGCTTAA
- a CDS encoding HsdM family class I SAM-dependent methyltransferase: MPTTSGTDWQKEFGLDGRKPPSFFSNPTDIDEAGNAAGQAHVLRRAFEDLRLDGVLCSDSSPIIYFRLMQRLDSAEVSALHRTFWNQGVAPILVLITSDEVHVYSSLSQPTLPNAVPGNPGGFVQKMQRVAEQLQSFILSVESREYFREHRPAFDPEQRVDRNLLHNLEATRAVLGQVKVARLESDTLDALLCRLVFTCYLFDREVIDRKYLEQAGILDAEHLRDILGRDKRSDAKADLYKLFVQLGEDFNGDLFSDDLDAEAKQVRVEHLDVLNNFFRGTDPRTKQQSFWPYEFGIIPIETISAIYEHFLKVAGAEEKKAAGAFYTPRFLAELVLDRVIASAPTLLDKRFLDPACGSGIFLVGLFNRLAEEWGRANPKAVYDAKLKGLTTILQTNLYGIDKNRTACRIAAFSLYLAFLDQLSPPDIRRVLKKVKVLPRLVVDAKNTAGAIRCADFFTPAADLPEKVDFVVGNPPWATVKGKDAPSVKWCSGRDLPLPGKQLAAAFVWKSPEHLTEDGLAYLVLPHGLLFNHTESAIDFQKKLFPAHAVELILNLADYQRFLFEEAEAPALVIGYTKKKPADSAHQIDYWAPKTDWAVTQAEVITILPQDRGRLTVREVLDDLRGADAPLIWKERYWATSRDRRLLDRLKLFSRLRDVLGQRGKDKGKRWIIAEGFEPFGDNDRADSRKTLTLARTARVEAGTHSLDLFMIPGDCDTQESLELSLRRGISDTVIFKKPLVLVTEGFSKVAFANLNIAYRHGIRGIHGPSKDADLLAMLTFYLRSNLARYFLFHTSASWGVSRARVDIDDLMRLPFPFPEDADNPDRASEIIAEVGKIMTDAIKETAGEALGRDNIVKKAQVRAEELVDEYFDLNDIERMLIQDTNAVIIPSVRPTRTRIAVPTILPAKPANCQAYVALLCETLNQWASKDFQVEGRAITDGKLGVGMVVLEKVLRGRAASHLDSATKNILATLIRIQHVAGSNQGSLALVRDLKVFDKTLLYVTKPIGMRFWTRTAALNDADEIAGTLLMRRKEDV; this comes from the coding sequence ATGCCCACAACATCGGGAACAGATTGGCAGAAAGAGTTCGGGCTCGACGGAAGGAAACCGCCGTCGTTCTTCTCCAATCCGACCGACATCGACGAGGCCGGGAATGCTGCCGGTCAGGCGCATGTGCTGCGCCGGGCATTCGAGGACTTGCGCCTCGACGGCGTGCTGTGTTCCGATAGCAGCCCGATCATCTACTTTCGACTCATGCAGCGGCTCGACTCCGCAGAAGTATCAGCGCTCCATCGAACATTCTGGAATCAGGGCGTAGCGCCGATCCTGGTCCTGATCACGAGCGATGAGGTGCATGTCTACTCCAGCCTCTCCCAGCCGACGTTGCCGAATGCCGTACCCGGGAATCCGGGCGGGTTTGTGCAGAAAATGCAGCGTGTCGCCGAACAACTTCAATCGTTCATTCTTTCTGTCGAATCAAGGGAGTACTTCCGCGAGCACCGACCCGCGTTCGACCCCGAACAGCGGGTCGATCGCAATTTGCTTCACAACTTGGAAGCCACGCGGGCCGTGTTGGGTCAGGTTAAGGTGGCGCGGCTCGAATCAGACACCCTCGACGCTCTTTTGTGCCGCCTCGTCTTCACCTGCTACCTCTTTGATCGAGAAGTGATCGACCGAAAATACCTCGAACAGGCTGGCATCCTCGACGCTGAACATCTGCGGGATATCCTCGGCCGCGACAAGAGATCGGACGCGAAGGCAGACCTTTACAAACTATTTGTGCAACTCGGCGAGGACTTCAACGGCGATCTGTTTAGTGACGACCTTGATGCCGAGGCCAAGCAGGTTCGGGTGGAACATCTGGACGTACTGAACAACTTCTTCCGGGGCACCGATCCTCGCACCAAACAGCAGAGCTTCTGGCCTTACGAGTTCGGTATCATCCCGATCGAGACGATCAGCGCCATCTACGAACATTTTTTGAAAGTAGCGGGTGCCGAGGAAAAAAAAGCTGCCGGAGCGTTCTATACCCCGCGCTTCCTGGCGGAACTGGTGCTTGATCGGGTAATTGCAAGTGCTCCGACCTTACTCGACAAGCGATTCTTGGACCCAGCCTGCGGCTCAGGTATTTTCTTGGTCGGACTATTCAACCGCCTTGCAGAGGAATGGGGACGCGCTAATCCCAAAGCGGTTTACGATGCGAAACTGAAGGGATTGACCACGATCCTTCAGACGAATCTGTACGGAATTGACAAGAACCGGACCGCCTGCCGCATCGCGGCATTTAGCCTCTATCTGGCCTTCCTCGATCAACTTTCACCGCCGGACATCCGCCGGGTACTGAAAAAGGTAAAGGTACTGCCGCGTCTCGTCGTGGACGCGAAGAACACAGCAGGGGCGATTCGCTGTGCCGACTTCTTCACTCCAGCCGCCGACCTGCCTGAAAAGGTGGATTTCGTCGTCGGCAATCCGCCTTGGGCGACGGTGAAGGGTAAAGACGCGCCATCGGTGAAGTGGTGTTCAGGGCGTGATCTGCCGCTACCGGGCAAGCAACTCGCCGCTGCGTTCGTATGGAAATCTCCGGAACATTTGACGGAAGATGGGCTCGCATATTTGGTGTTGCCGCACGGACTGCTTTTCAATCACACAGAAAGCGCCATCGATTTTCAAAAGAAGCTGTTTCCGGCTCACGCTGTAGAACTCATCCTGAATTTAGCGGATTATCAGCGGTTCCTCTTCGAGGAAGCGGAGGCACCGGCGCTGGTAATTGGCTACACGAAGAAAAAACCCGCAGATAGTGCCCACCAGATTGATTACTGGGCACCGAAAACGGATTGGGCGGTCACGCAAGCCGAAGTTATCACCATTCTTCCTCAGGATCGAGGGCGGCTAACCGTGCGCGAGGTTCTCGACGACTTGCGCGGCGCGGATGCGCCACTGATCTGGAAAGAGCGCTACTGGGCTACGTCCCGTGATCGTCGACTGCTTGATCGCCTGAAGCTTTTCTCGCGATTACGAGACGTGCTCGGACAGCGGGGAAAGGATAAGGGCAAGCGGTGGATCATTGCCGAAGGGTTCGAGCCGTTCGGGGACAACGACCGCGCCGACTCGCGAAAAACGCTGACGCTGGCGCGGACGGCGAGGGTCGAAGCCGGAACGCACAGCCTCGATCTTTTTATGATCCCTGGAGACTGTGACACTCAAGAGAGCTTGGAGCTTTCACTACGCCGCGGGATTAGTGACACCGTCATATTCAAGAAACCTCTAGTTCTGGTAACGGAGGGGTTCTCGAAGGTGGCGTTTGCCAACCTCAACATTGCCTACCGTCACGGCATTCGCGGTATTCACGGGCCATCAAAAGATGCCGACTTGCTTGCGATGCTGACATTTTATTTGCGATCGAACCTCGCGCGGTATTTCCTCTTTCACACTTCTGCGAGTTGGGGCGTGAGCCGTGCGCGAGTGGATATAGACGATCTCATGCGTCTGCCGTTTCCATTCCCAGAAGACGCGGACAATCCAGATCGCGCGTCGGAGATCATTGCCGAAGTTGGCAAGATCATGACCGATGCCATTAAGGAAACGGCCGGGGAGGCTCTCGGACGCGACAACATCGTCAAGAAGGCCCAAGTTCGCGCCGAAGAGCTCGTTGACGAGTATTTTGACCTCAACGATATCGAACGGATGCTTATTCAAGATACCAACGCAGTTATCATCCCGAGCGTTCGCCCAACCCGGACACGAATTGCAGTTCCAACGATCTTACCCGCCAAGCCAGCGAATTGCCAGGCATATGTGGCTCTGTTATGTGAAACGCTGAATCAATGGGCGAGCAAGGATTTTCAGGTTGAAGGCCGCGCCATCACCGATGGGAAGCTGGGGGTTGGCATGGTCGTACTGGAAAAGGTTCTGCGCGGCCGTGCTGCATCGCATCTCGATTCAGCAACGAAGAACATACTCGCCACTCTCATCCGAATCCAACATGTGGCCGGTTCGAATCAAGGTAGCCTCGCGCTGGTTCGCGACTTGAAAGTTTTCGACAAGACACTGCTCTACGTCACGAAACCCATAGGCATGAGGTTTTGGACGCGGACCGCAGCTCTGAACGACGCGGACGAGATCGCCGGCACCCTCCTCATGCGCCGCAAGGAGGACGTATGA
- a CDS encoding transposase yields the protein MAGKRKSHSAAFKAQVALAALKGDKTVNEVAAQFGVHLTLIHEWKKKLLAGAEAVFAAGAKTTGPPDDKTAELYEQIGRLKVELDWVKKICRPRLTPSGP from the coding sequence ATGGCGGGCAAGCGAAAGAGTCACTCGGCGGCGTTCAAGGCCCAGGTCGCACTGGCCGCTCTCAAGGGTGACAAGACGGTCAACGAGGTGGCCGCTCAGTTCGGGGTCCACCTGACCCTGATCCACGAGTGGAAGAAGAAGCTCCTGGCCGGGGCCGAGGCGGTGTTCGCCGCCGGGGCCAAGACCACCGGACCGCCGGACGACAAGACCGCCGAACTCTACGAGCAGATCGGGCGACTCAAGGTCGAACTCGACTGGGTGAAAAAAATCTGCCGCCCTCGGCTGACGCCAAGCGGGCCATGA
- a CDS encoding ATP/GTP-binding protein has protein sequence MKVALTGASSTGKTTLIDRVLRLPSWPAELRRFLTADARSLLAELGHHGMDVMKPDETRSFQQAYFLRKRTIERDVVSFITDRSFVDVAAYWAVRDTAGMGQDERDELVTQCRQEAAKYDLHVYLPFGSIPFVSDGYRPTDLELHKAIDLQIRAFLDKWGLRYRVLETADLDERVDLLTNCTFREVIGGWRKLWGRE, from the coding sequence ATGAAGGTGGCACTGACCGGAGCCAGTTCGACCGGCAAGACCACCCTGATTGACCGTGTGCTGCGCCTCCCAAGTTGGCCGGCCGAGCTTCGACGATTCTTGACTGCAGACGCGCGGAGCCTCCTGGCAGAACTTGGGCACCACGGCATGGACGTCATGAAACCGGACGAAACTCGCTCCTTTCAGCAGGCGTATTTCCTCCGCAAACGGACGATCGAGCGAGACGTGGTATCCTTTATTACCGACCGTTCATTCGTCGATGTGGCCGCCTACTGGGCGGTGCGGGACACGGCGGGAATGGGCCAGGATGAACGGGACGAGTTGGTGACGCAGTGCCGCCAAGAGGCCGCGAAGTACGACCTTCACGTGTACCTTCCGTTCGGAAGCATACCGTTCGTATCCGATGGCTACCGTCCAACTGATCTAGAATTGCACAAAGCGATCGACCTTCAGATACGGGCTTTTCTTGACAAGTGGGGGTTACGGTATCGGGTTCTTGAGACGGCGGATCTAGACGAACGTGTGGACTTACTTACTAACTGTACTTTCCGCGAAGTTATAGGCGGTTGGCGTAAGTTGTGGGGTCGGGAGTAG
- a CDS encoding HTH domain-containing protein, protein MLYEKSLAIGHRLEDLVRLLRSKKHSAPALAKQLGVSVPTLSRDIIALRQRGYCIRSVRLARRWAYEMVSEPGEVPQT, encoded by the coding sequence ATGCTTTACGAGAAGTCTCTTGCGATCGGGCATCGCCTCGAAGATCTGGTCCGGCTACTTCGGTCCAAGAAGCACTCCGCTCCTGCTTTGGCCAAACAGCTCGGGGTTTCGGTGCCGACGCTTTCGCGCGACATCATCGCACTGAGGCAGCGGGGGTACTGCATCCGTTCTGTTCGACTTGCCCGCCGTTGGGCTTACGAGATGGTTTCTGAGCCCGGCGAAGTTCCCCAGACGTAG
- a CDS encoding ISAs1 family transposase, which translates to MIAVCGLVCGCDGPTAIHRWATNRRDWLTRFLTLPNGIPSRDCIRRLLIALQPEAFQRCFRDWIADALEPDGIGPARLIAIDGKTCRRSHDAVHGLGPLHIVSAWASEHGIALGQVAAEEKSNEITAIPLLLKQIEFHKALITIDAMGCQKDIARDIVTGGGDFVIAVKDNQPKLSEAIGALVLKHLEGELKALKHRTRETDERAGTVGATSVLLLRGPGAHGFCGPGEWPWIKAIGTAVRITTHANGSQSDEVRFYMLSRFLSGKRFGEAVRGHWGIESMHWVLDVTFREDESRTRQRVLANNLSWLRRFAVTLLKRHPIKDSIRGKMIRALMNTQFLDEVLTLQGD; encoded by the coding sequence GTGATTGCGGTGTGTGGCCTGGTGTGCGGGTGTGACGGTCCGACCGCGATTCACCGATGGGCCACCAATCGCCGGGATTGGCTTACCCGGTTCCTTACGCTCCCCAACGGCATCCCGTCCCGCGACTGCATCCGCCGGTTGCTCATCGCCCTTCAACCCGAGGCCTTTCAGCGGTGCTTCCGGGATTGGATCGCCGACGCCCTGGAGCCCGACGGGATCGGCCCGGCCCGCCTGATCGCCATCGACGGCAAGACGTGTCGGCGGTCCCACGACGCGGTCCACGGGCTCGGGCCGCTGCACATCGTCAGCGCGTGGGCGAGCGAACACGGGATCGCCTTGGGCCAAGTGGCGGCCGAAGAGAAGTCCAACGAGATCACGGCTATTCCCCTCCTGCTGAAGCAGATCGAGTTTCACAAGGCGCTGATCACGATCGACGCGATGGGATGCCAGAAGGACATCGCCCGTGACATCGTTACGGGCGGCGGGGACTTCGTGATCGCCGTGAAGGACAACCAGCCGAAGCTGTCCGAGGCTATCGGGGCTCTGGTCCTGAAGCACCTGGAAGGCGAGTTGAAAGCCCTCAAGCACCGGACCCGAGAGACCGACGAGCGCGCGGGCACGGTCGGCGCGACGAGCGTGCTCCTACTTCGTGGCCCAGGTGCCCACGGATTTTGCGGCCCAGGGGAGTGGCCGTGGATCAAGGCCATCGGCACCGCGGTGCGGATCACCACGCACGCCAACGGGAGTCAGAGTGACGAGGTGCGGTTCTACATGCTGAGCCGGTTCCTGAGTGGCAAGCGGTTCGGCGAGGCGGTTCGTGGGCACTGGGGCATCGAGTCCATGCACTGGGTTCTGGACGTCACGTTCCGTGAGGACGAGAGCCGCACGCGACAGCGCGTTCTGGCCAACAACCTGAGCTGGCTCCGACGGTTCGCCGTCACCCTACTGAAGCGCCATCCCATCAAGGACAGTATCCGAGGTAAGATGATCCGCGCCCTCATGAACACACAGTTCCTCGACGAAGTCCTGACTTTACAAGGCGATTAG